One genomic window of Glycine soja cultivar W05 chromosome 9, ASM419377v2, whole genome shotgun sequence includes the following:
- the LOC114425154 gene encoding aspartic proteinase-like protein 2 isoform X2 — MDLRERLVRLVVGLFVVVQLCCHANANMVFPVVRKFKDPAENLAAIKAHDAGRRGRFLSVVDLALGGNGRPTSTGLYYTKIGLGPNDYYVQVDTGSDTLWVNCVGCTTCPKKSGLGMELTLYDPNSSKTSKVVPCDDEFCTSTYDGPISGCKKDMSCPYSITYGDGSTTSGSYIKDDLTFDRVVGDLRTVPDNTSVIFGCGSKQSGTLSSTTDTSLDGIIGFGQANSSVLSQLAAAGKVKRVFSHCLDTVNGGGIFAIGEVVQPKVKTTPLVPRMAHYNVVLKDIEVAGDPIQLPTDIFDSTSGRGTIIDSGTTLAYLPVSIYDQLLEKTLAQRSGMELYLVEDQFTCFHYSDEKSLDDAFPTVKFTFEEGLTLTAYPHDYLFPFKEDMWCIGWQKSTAQTKDGKDLILLGDLVLTNKLFIYDLDNMSIGWTDYNCSSSIKLKDNKTGTVYTRGAQDLSSASTVLIGKILTFFVLLITMLST; from the exons ATGGATCTCAGAGAAAGATTGGTACGTCTTGTTGTGGGCTTGTTCGTTGTTGTGCAACTTTGTTGCCACGCCAATGCGAATATGGTGTTCCCCGTTGTGCGCAAATTCAAAGATCCCGCTGAAAACCTCGCTGCTATCAAAGCTCATGATGCTGGTCGCCGAGGCAGATTTCTCTCGGTCGTTGATCTCGCTCTCGGTGGCAATGGCCGTCCTACTTCAACTGG GCTGTATTATACCAAAATTGGGCTTGGCCCAAATGACTACTATGTGCAAGTTGATACAGGAAGTGACACTCTGTGGGTGAATTGTGTTGGCTGCACAACATGTCCCAAGAAAAGTGGTCTTGGG ATGGAGTTGACCCTCTATGACCCTAACTCATCAAAAACTTCAAAGGTGGTTCCTTGTGACGATGAATTTTGCACTTCCACATATGATGGTCCAATTTCTGGATGCAAAAAAGACATGTCCTGCCCGTACAGCATAACTTATGGAGATGGAAGTACGACCTCTGGGTCCTATATTAAGGATGATCTTACATTTGACCGAGTTGTTGGTGATCTCCGTACTGTACCTGATAATACCAGTGTGATTTTTGG GTGTGGTTCTAAACAATCTGGGACATTGAGTTCAACCACTGATACATCCCTTGATGGAATAATTGGTTTTGGACAAGCAAATTCTTCTGTGCTTTCACAGCTTGCTGCAGCTGGAAAGGTGAAAAGGGTATTTTCGCACTGCCTTGACACCGTTAATGGAGGAGGAATATTTGCCATAGGGGAAGTGGTGCAGCCAAAAGTTAAGACAACTCCATTGGTACCAAGAAT GGCACACTACAATGTGGTTTTGAAGGACATAGAGGTTGCTGGGGACCCTATACAGCTCCCCACGGATATATTTGATTCTACAAGTGGGAGGGGAACAATAATAGATAGTGGTACAACCTTGGCTTATCTTCCAGTCTCAATTTATGACCAGCTATTGGAGAAG ACTTTGGCTCAGAGGAGTGGAATGGAATTATATCTTGTTGAGGATCAGTTTACTTGTTTCCATTATTCCGATGAAAAAAG TCTTGATGATGCATTTCCAACTGTCAAGTTTACCTTTGAGGAGGGGCTTACTCTGACAGCTTATCCTCACGATTACCTATTCCCGTTTAAA GAAGACATGTGGTGTATTGGCTGGCAAAAAAGTACGGCACAAACTAAGGATGGAAAGGACCTAATTCTTCTCGGAG ATTTGGTGCTGACAAACAAATTATTCATATATGATCTTGACAATATGAGCATTGGATGGACTGATTACAATT GCTCTTCCAGCATCAAACTGAAGGATAACAAGACTGGAACTGTATATACAAGGGGCGCACAGGATCTTTCTTCAGCTTCTACTGTGCTAATTGGAAAAATATTAACGTTCTTTGTGTTGCTTATTACCATGCTAAGCACTTAA
- the LOC114425155 gene encoding uncharacterized protein LOC114425155, protein MTLTAAFSCSLAAASLSAAAGFRRNKCFPSKFFHSSSTCMPSSLHDHHYHSFLLRVANDADRSEMSSDTATEASYSEADKMVDGMDFGELCNEFECISSPLVESTARQLARDILELREENRALGIFAVSVSYKDPIRSFTGREKYKRRLWATSALDNPSVTVQEMVMLSTSVLSIRWTIRGKPKSVLGGDLILRVTSKFTLNQISGQVIEHEEFWDLSASSASAQAFFWTSRALFAAVESVKDLGDNAKNLSSKISTKKENLEMYPDPSGDPTKFFQRDDSFQQDVYQIALLLAVIYLVVQFLRTTL, encoded by the exons ATGACTTTGACAGCCGCGTTTTCTTGTTCTCTCGCCGCTGCTTCTCTCTCCGCCGCCGCCGGTTTCCGCCGGAATAAATGCTTCCCCTCCAAGTTTTTTCATTCCTCTTCCACGTGCATGCCCTCTTCCTTGCATGATCACCACTACCACTCTTTCTTATTGCGAG TTGCCAATGATGCTGATAGGAGTGAAATGTCATCTGATACCGCAACCGAGGCATCGTATTCAGAAGCTGATAAGATGGTTGATGGTATGGACTTTGGTGAGCTTTGCAATGAGTTTGAGTGCATCAGCAGTCCCTTGGTTGAATCCACTGCAAGACAACTTGCACGCGATATACTTGAGCTAAGGGAGGAAAATCGAGCACTTGGAATCTTTGCTGTTTCCGTCTCATACAAG GATCCTATTAGGAGTTTTACCGGTCGTGAAAAGTATAAAAGACGACTATGGGCAACCAGTGCACTAGACAACCCATCTGTG ACTGTGCAGGAAATGGTGATGCTGTCAACCAGTGTTTTAAGTATCAGGTGGACAATAAGAGGGAAACCAAAATCTGTGTTAGGAGGAGATCTGATACTTAGAGTTACTTCCAAATTTACTCTTAACCAAATTAGTGGCCAAGTCATTGAGCATGAAGAATTCTGGGACTTATCAGCTTCATCTGCTAGTGCTCAGGCATTTTTCTGGACATCACGTGCTCTCTTTGCTGCTGTTGAATCTGTCAAAGATTTGGGTGACAATGCTAAGAATTTGAGTAGtaaaatttcaaccaaaaaaGAGAACTTGGAGATGTATCCAGATCCTTCAGGCGATCCAACCAAG TTCTTCCAGAGGGACGACAGTTTTCAGCAGGATGTATACCAGATTGCACTACTCCTGGCAGTAATTTATTTGGTGGTACAATTCCTAAGGACAACTTTGTAA
- the LOC114425154 gene encoding aspartic proteinase-like protein 2 isoform X1 — translation MDLRERLVRLVVGLFVVVQLCCHANANMVFPVVRKFKDPAENLAAIKAHDAGRRGRFLSVVDLALGGNGRPTSTGLYYTKIGLGPNDYYVQVDTGSDTLWVNCVGCTTCPKKSGLGMELTLYDPNSSKTSKVVPCDDEFCTSTYDGPISGCKKDMSCPYSITYGDGSTTSGSYIKDDLTFDRVVGDLRTVPDNTSVIFGCGSKQSGTLSSTTDTSLDGIIGFGQANSSVLSQLAAAGKVKRVFSHCLDTVNGGGIFAIGEVVQPKVKTTPLVPRMAHYNVVLKDIEVAGDPIQLPTDIFDSTSGRGTIIDSGTTLAYLPVSIYDQLLEKTLAQRSGMELYLVEDQFTCFHYSDEKSLDDAFPTVKFTFEEGLTLTAYPHDYLFPFKVKKADSSQITGTKKEDMWCIGWQKSTAQTKDGKDLILLGDLVLTNKLFIYDLDNMSIGWTDYNCSSSIKLKDNKTGTVYTRGAQDLSSASTVLIGKILTFFVLLITMLST, via the exons ATGGATCTCAGAGAAAGATTGGTACGTCTTGTTGTGGGCTTGTTCGTTGTTGTGCAACTTTGTTGCCACGCCAATGCGAATATGGTGTTCCCCGTTGTGCGCAAATTCAAAGATCCCGCTGAAAACCTCGCTGCTATCAAAGCTCATGATGCTGGTCGCCGAGGCAGATTTCTCTCGGTCGTTGATCTCGCTCTCGGTGGCAATGGCCGTCCTACTTCAACTGG GCTGTATTATACCAAAATTGGGCTTGGCCCAAATGACTACTATGTGCAAGTTGATACAGGAAGTGACACTCTGTGGGTGAATTGTGTTGGCTGCACAACATGTCCCAAGAAAAGTGGTCTTGGG ATGGAGTTGACCCTCTATGACCCTAACTCATCAAAAACTTCAAAGGTGGTTCCTTGTGACGATGAATTTTGCACTTCCACATATGATGGTCCAATTTCTGGATGCAAAAAAGACATGTCCTGCCCGTACAGCATAACTTATGGAGATGGAAGTACGACCTCTGGGTCCTATATTAAGGATGATCTTACATTTGACCGAGTTGTTGGTGATCTCCGTACTGTACCTGATAATACCAGTGTGATTTTTGG GTGTGGTTCTAAACAATCTGGGACATTGAGTTCAACCACTGATACATCCCTTGATGGAATAATTGGTTTTGGACAAGCAAATTCTTCTGTGCTTTCACAGCTTGCTGCAGCTGGAAAGGTGAAAAGGGTATTTTCGCACTGCCTTGACACCGTTAATGGAGGAGGAATATTTGCCATAGGGGAAGTGGTGCAGCCAAAAGTTAAGACAACTCCATTGGTACCAAGAAT GGCACACTACAATGTGGTTTTGAAGGACATAGAGGTTGCTGGGGACCCTATACAGCTCCCCACGGATATATTTGATTCTACAAGTGGGAGGGGAACAATAATAGATAGTGGTACAACCTTGGCTTATCTTCCAGTCTCAATTTATGACCAGCTATTGGAGAAG ACTTTGGCTCAGAGGAGTGGAATGGAATTATATCTTGTTGAGGATCAGTTTACTTGTTTCCATTATTCCGATGAAAAAAG TCTTGATGATGCATTTCCAACTGTCAAGTTTACCTTTGAGGAGGGGCTTACTCTGACAGCTTATCCTCACGATTACCTATTCCCGTTTAAA GTAAAAAAGGCTGACAGCAGTCAAATCACAGGCACAAAAAAG GAAGACATGTGGTGTATTGGCTGGCAAAAAAGTACGGCACAAACTAAGGATGGAAAGGACCTAATTCTTCTCGGAG ATTTGGTGCTGACAAACAAATTATTCATATATGATCTTGACAATATGAGCATTGGATGGACTGATTACAATT GCTCTTCCAGCATCAAACTGAAGGATAACAAGACTGGAACTGTATATACAAGGGGCGCACAGGATCTTTCTTCAGCTTCTACTGTGCTAATTGGAAAAATATTAACGTTCTTTGTGTTGCTTATTACCATGCTAAGCACTTAA